Proteins encoded in a region of the Methanofollis tationis genome:
- a CDS encoding DNA topoisomerase I yields the protein MHLIVAEKNISARRIAAMLAGNNHVTNKKEGGVDTYAFDDTVLVGLKGHVVEVDFVEGYTNWRSEERPPRSLIDAGIVKRPTEKRIVSLLQKLAKKADLVTIATDFDTEGELIGKEAYELVRAVNKDVRILRARFSAITPQEIKRAFSELTELDFALAAAGESRQIIDLMWGASLTRFISIAARRGGANILSVGRVQSPTLAMIADREKEIESFVPQKYWMLTLDTKKDGTPLELRHTHGRFVDHDDALAARKRTTEPLTVTEVKEGVKNDRAPTPFDTTSLLVAAGRLGFSAANAMRVAEDLYMNGFISYPRTDNTVYPASLNLDEVLGVLKTTAFSGDVAWVERHRRPEPTRGKKSSTDHPPIHPTGAATPAQLGEERWKLYELVVRRFLATLSPDARWLTMKVNFDAGGEPYTVTGGQLKEEGWRRVYPYSEAAERLIPACTVGERLPILGVNLEEKETQPPPRYTQSRLIQTMEELGLGTKSTRHEVIGKLVSRRYVQGNPLRPTLVGRAVVESLEKHADTITRPDMTRTLEASMQQIKESTRTRDDVVGESRAMLHSVFDDLEAHEEQIGAEIMDRTVEERTVGPCPVCGKDLQIRQVHGASQFIGCSGYPECTFNISLPGVQWGKAIRLDQVCEQHRLNHIRLIRKGARPWDIGCPLCSHIESNAATLRLIPHMTDALLQRLHASHMYTVPDIVHSSAADLAARLSIGSEEAERLVQEANDVLDLLRRRSELKKFIRAEVPPRRGRSHAKIAQKMAAAGIDDIAALGSARVDVLKEVGLSDEETQGLRAKAQAIRSERRLREAGLPAVSVKKYLEAGIAGPEDFAALHPAYISAKSGVRVETVCKHAEAACSSAGLDTPPKITQKRLEKGREELLALPGIGEPTLEKLYRAGIVDAASLAAADPERASAASGIPAAKIRSCIASISAEDKKERVRT from the coding sequence GTGCACCTGATCGTCGCAGAGAAGAATATCTCGGCCCGGCGGATCGCCGCCATGCTTGCGGGAAACAACCACGTCACGAATAAAAAAGAGGGCGGGGTCGACACCTACGCCTTCGACGACACCGTCCTCGTCGGCCTGAAGGGGCACGTCGTCGAGGTCGATTTCGTAGAGGGCTACACGAACTGGCGGAGCGAGGAGCGCCCTCCCCGCTCCCTCATCGACGCCGGGATCGTCAAGCGCCCGACCGAAAAGCGCATCGTCTCTCTTCTTCAGAAACTCGCGAAAAAGGCCGACCTCGTTACCATCGCCACCGATTTCGATACCGAGGGGGAACTGATCGGCAAGGAGGCATACGAACTCGTCAGGGCGGTGAACAAGGATGTGCGGATCCTGCGGGCCAGGTTCTCGGCGATCACCCCGCAGGAGATCAAACGGGCCTTCTCCGAACTGACCGAACTCGACTTCGCCCTCGCCGCCGCCGGGGAGTCGCGCCAGATCATCGATCTGATGTGGGGGGCGTCGCTGACCCGCTTCATCTCGATTGCGGCACGGCGCGGGGGCGCGAACATCCTCTCGGTGGGCCGGGTGCAGAGCCCGACCCTTGCGATGATCGCCGACCGGGAAAAGGAGATCGAGTCCTTCGTCCCGCAGAAATACTGGATGCTCACCCTCGACACGAAAAAAGACGGCACGCCTCTTGAACTCCGCCATACCCACGGCCGGTTCGTCGATCATGACGACGCCCTCGCCGCCAGGAAACGGACGACAGAGCCGCTCACCGTCACCGAGGTGAAGGAGGGCGTCAAGAACGACCGCGCCCCCACACCTTTCGATACCACCTCCCTCCTCGTCGCCGCAGGACGGCTCGGCTTTTCCGCGGCAAATGCGATGCGGGTCGCAGAAGACCTCTACATGAACGGTTTCATCTCGTACCCGAGGACCGACAACACCGTCTACCCGGCAAGCCTCAACCTCGACGAGGTGCTCGGCGTGCTGAAGACCACCGCCTTCTCGGGAGATGTCGCATGGGTGGAGCGGCACAGGCGTCCAGAACCCACCCGCGGCAAGAAATCGAGCACCGATCACCCGCCCATCCACCCGACCGGGGCGGCGACGCCTGCACAGCTCGGCGAAGAGCGCTGGAAACTCTATGAACTCGTGGTGCGGCGTTTCCTTGCCACCCTCTCACCGGACGCGAGATGGCTCACCATGAAGGTGAACTTCGACGCCGGGGGCGAGCCCTATACGGTCACCGGCGGGCAGCTCAAAGAGGAGGGGTGGCGGCGCGTCTACCCGTACAGCGAGGCGGCCGAACGGCTGATCCCGGCCTGCACCGTCGGCGAACGTCTCCCGATCCTTGGTGTGAACCTCGAGGAGAAAGAGACCCAGCCTCCACCCCGCTACACCCAGAGCCGGTTGATCCAGACGATGGAAGAACTGGGCCTGGGCACAAAGAGCACCCGCCACGAGGTGATTGGAAAACTCGTCTCCCGGCGCTACGTGCAGGGCAACCCCCTTCGGCCGACGCTCGTGGGGCGGGCGGTCGTTGAGTCCCTTGAAAAACACGCCGACACGATCACCAGGCCGGACATGACTCGCACCCTTGAGGCGTCCATGCAGCAGATCAAGGAGAGCACCCGGACGCGCGACGATGTCGTTGGCGAGTCGCGCGCCATGCTCCACTCGGTCTTCGACGATCTCGAAGCGCATGAAGAGCAGATCGGTGCGGAGATCATGGACCGGACCGTCGAGGAGCGGACGGTCGGCCCCTGCCCGGTCTGCGGGAAAGACCTCCAGATCAGGCAGGTCCACGGCGCCTCCCAGTTCATCGGCTGTTCCGGGTATCCTGAGTGCACCTTCAATATCAGCCTTCCCGGCGTGCAGTGGGGCAAGGCGATCCGCCTGGATCAGGTCTGCGAGCAGCACCGCCTCAACCATATCAGGCTGATCAGGAAGGGTGCGCGGCCATGGGACATCGGCTGCCCCCTCTGCTCGCATATCGAATCAAATGCCGCGACCCTTCGGCTGATCCCCCATATGACCGATGCCCTCCTCCAACGCCTGCATGCAAGCCACATGTACACGGTCCCCGACATCGTCCATTCGTCGGCGGCAGACCTTGCCGCCCGCCTCTCGATCGGGTCAGAAGAGGCGGAGAGACTCGTTCAGGAGGCGAACGACGTCCTCGATCTCCTGAGGCGCCGGTCTGAACTGAAGAAGTTCATCCGCGCCGAAGTCCCGCCGCGCCGCGGCCGGAGCCATGCGAAGATCGCACAGAAAATGGCCGCAGCGGGGATCGACGACATAGCGGCGCTCGGATCTGCCCGTGTGGACGTCCTGAAGGAGGTCGGTCTCTCGGATGAGGAGACACAGGGCCTCAGGGCAAAGGCGCAGGCGATCCGGAGCGAACGGCGGCTGCGCGAGGCCGGTCTTCCGGCGGTGAGCGTCAAGAAATACCTCGAGGCCGGGATCGCCGGTCCCGAAGACTTCGCCGCACTTCACCCGGCCTATATCAGCGCGAAGAGCGGGGTGCGGGTGGAGACCGTCTGCAAACATGCAGAGGCCGCCTGCAGCAGCGCCGGCCTCGACACCCCGCCGAAGATCACCCAGAAGCGCCTTGAAAAGGGGCGGGAAGAACTCCTCGCCTTGCCGGGCATCGGAGAACCGACGCTTGAGAAACTCTACCGGGCCGGCATCGTCGACGCCGCAAGTCTTGCCGCCGCCGACCCTGAACGGGCTTCGGCGGCATCGGGCATCCCGGCGGCAAAGATCCGCTCCTGCATTGCATCTATATCGGCGGAAGACAAAAAAGAAAGAGTACGCACATGA
- a CDS encoding phosphoglycerol geranylgeranyltransferase has product MTGTHLKWKNWAHVTKLDPDKYLDAAAVEAVATSGTDAILLSGTLNVTRENLADLREQVEDYGVPLVVEPADPEGAVFEGVDLLFVPSVLNTPDARWVVGKHQQWALACPDIPWEQVVPEAYVVLNPASAVGRVTRAVCDLKPEEVAAYARCAEHYFHFPIVYIEYSGTYGDPAVVRAASEAITGASLYYGGGIDSAERAAEMGRYADTIVVGNAVYEKGVETLKATVKAVQ; this is encoded by the coding sequence ATGACTGGCACGCACCTCAAATGGAAAAATTGGGCGCATGTGACGAAACTTGACCCCGACAAGTACCTCGACGCCGCGGCGGTCGAGGCCGTCGCCACCAGCGGGACCGATGCGATTCTCCTCTCAGGCACCCTGAACGTCACGCGTGAGAACCTCGCCGACCTGCGCGAACAGGTCGAAGACTATGGTGTCCCTCTCGTTGTCGAGCCCGCCGATCCGGAGGGCGCCGTCTTCGAAGGCGTTGATCTGCTCTTTGTCCCGAGTGTGCTCAACACCCCGGACGCCCGCTGGGTCGTCGGCAAACACCAGCAGTGGGCGCTCGCCTGCCCTGACATTCCCTGGGAGCAGGTCGTCCCCGAGGCTTACGTTGTCCTGAACCCTGCTTCGGCCGTGGGCCGGGTGACGCGGGCGGTCTGCGATCTGAAGCCCGAGGAGGTTGCAGCCTATGCCAGGTGCGCCGAGCACTACTTCCACTTCCCGATCGTCTATATTGAATATTCGGGGACCTACGGGGACCCGGCGGTGGTGCGGGCCGCCTCGGAAGCGATCACCGGTGCGAGCCTCTATTACGGCGGCGGGATCGATTCGGCCGAGCGCGCCGCGGAGATGGGGCGGTACGCCGATACGATCGTCGTCGGCAACGCCGTCTACGAAAAAGGCGTCGAGACCCTGAAGGCGACGGTGAAAGCGGTCCAGTAA
- the gatB gene encoding Asp-tRNA(Asn)/Glu-tRNA(Gln) amidotransferase subunit GatB, producing the protein MSEHTDVIIGLEIHCQLNTETKLFCGCSTDYKTDGPNTHVCPVCLGLPGALPMINRKAVEYGLCVAKALNLEVPEESEFARKNYFYPDLPKGYQITMYDRPLAVWGYLEIEGDEGEKKIRITRIHLEEDPGRLVHKAGAGHVAYTLVDYNRSGIPLIEIVTEPDLRSPKEARRFLNKLRATLEYLGVYDGEREGGLRVDANISIRGSERVEVKNISSYKGVEKALTFEITRQKNLIRRGLRVERETRHFQEGRGITTSARSKETENDYRYFPEPDLRPLRVKDWVEAIALPELPDARRDRFMATYGISLNHARTLTGDLRLAEFYEALAAKADPALAATWTADTLLGELNYRDMPVTTVPLDHFADLVGLVGRGEVTDRVAVDVLRALLDAVIAGETPVTPSAYVKQHNLGKGAADAFAAVIDEVIAENPQAVADYREGKGAALNFLVGQVMKKTRGKADPKEITPLIAARITPEEGA; encoded by the coding sequence ATGAGCGAACACACCGACGTAATCATCGGGCTCGAGATCCACTGCCAGCTGAACACAGAGACAAAACTCTTCTGCGGCTGCTCGACCGACTACAAGACCGACGGCCCGAACACCCATGTCTGCCCGGTCTGCCTGGGCCTGCCCGGCGCCCTCCCCATGATCAACCGGAAGGCCGTCGAGTACGGTCTCTGCGTCGCAAAGGCCCTCAACCTTGAGGTGCCCGAAGAGTCCGAATTCGCACGGAAGAACTACTTCTATCCCGACCTCCCGAAGGGCTACCAGATCACGATGTACGACCGCCCCCTCGCCGTCTGGGGCTACCTGGAGATCGAGGGCGACGAGGGCGAGAAGAAGATCCGGATCACCCGCATCCACCTCGAAGAAGACCCGGGGAGGCTGGTGCACAAGGCCGGCGCCGGCCATGTCGCCTATACCCTGGTCGACTACAACCGCTCTGGCATCCCCCTCATCGAGATCGTCACCGAGCCCGACCTCAGGTCGCCGAAGGAGGCCCGGCGGTTCCTCAACAAACTCCGCGCCACCCTCGAGTACCTCGGCGTCTATGACGGCGAGCGCGAGGGCGGTCTGCGTGTGGACGCCAACATCTCGATCCGCGGCTCAGAGCGGGTAGAGGTGAAGAACATCTCCTCGTACAAGGGGGTGGAAAAGGCGCTCACCTTCGAGATCACCCGCCAGAAAAACCTGATCAGGCGCGGCCTTCGGGTCGAGCGCGAGACCCGCCACTTCCAGGAGGGCCGCGGCATCACCACCTCGGCCAGGTCCAAGGAGACGGAGAACGACTACCGCTACTTCCCCGAACCCGATCTCCGGCCCCTCAGGGTAAAGGACTGGGTCGAGGCGATCGCCCTCCCCGAACTCCCTGACGCCCGGCGCGACCGGTTCATGGCGACCTACGGGATCTCCCTCAACCACGCCCGCACCCTCACCGGCGACCTCAGGCTCGCCGAGTTCTACGAGGCGCTCGCTGCAAAGGCCGATCCGGCGCTTGCCGCCACCTGGACGGCCGACACCCTGCTCGGCGAACTCAACTACCGGGACATGCCGGTGACGACGGTGCCCCTCGACCACTTCGCCGATCTCGTCGGCCTGGTCGGCCGCGGCGAGGTCACCGACCGGGTCGCCGTCGATGTCCTGCGGGCGCTGCTCGACGCCGTCATCGCCGGCGAGACGCCGGTAACACCCTCGGCGTACGTGAAGCAGCACAACCTCGGCAAGGGCGCCGCCGACGCCTTTGCCGCCGTCATCGACGAGGTGATCGCCGAGAACCCGCAGGCGGTCGCCGATTACCGCGAAGGGAAGGGCGCGGCGCTCAACTTCCTGGTCGGCCAGGTGATGAAGAAGACGCGGGGCAAGGCCGATCCAAAAGAGATCACTCCTCTGATCGCCGCCCGTATCACCCCGGAGGAGGGAGCCTGA